A window from Dioscorea cayenensis subsp. rotundata cultivar TDr96_F1 chromosome 10, TDr96_F1_v2_PseudoChromosome.rev07_lg8_w22 25.fasta, whole genome shotgun sequence encodes these proteins:
- the LOC120270513 gene encoding NADH dehydrogenase [ubiquinone] 1 alpha subcomplex subunit 2 — protein MAWRSHLSRNLKELRFLFCQTSPASAFTREFVQKNYADLKRLNPKLPILIRECSGVEPQLWARYDMGVERCVRLDGLTDAQINEKLEGLAKAGVAL, from the exons ATGGCGTGGAGGAGTCATCTGTCTCGTAATCTCAAGGAGCTCCGCTTCCTCTTCTGCCAGACATCCCCTGCCAGTGCTTTCACCCG TGAATTCGTTCAAAAGAATTACGCTGATCTGAAGAGACTGAATCCCAAGCTCCCAATTTTGATCCGCGAGTGCAGTGGAGTCGAACCACAGCTCTGGGCCAGATATG ACATGGGAGTTGAGAGATGTGTTCGTTTGGATGGGCTGACAGATGCTCAAATTAATGAAAAACTCGAGGGGCTTGCTAAAGCTGGGGTTGCGCTCTAA
- the LOC120270712 gene encoding uncharacterized protein LOC120270712: MVVGDKVVVDDMGEGMQCSDHPYRSNPGGICAFCLQEKLGKLVSSSKSNPFFPIPSGASSSSPSFRADVAFGDSVAVSAASRTKIHFLSSSNGSSNGYGNSNGNKKKNGSSTSLAYMSSGSRKTGTTNMGKSNNLVLKRSKSVAPSTRTVTEGGTMDVAADSPRKKSFWSFLNPSAAGNNQRRPSSSSSGESRDLRQQHYGSSSSSLAIGKEVDGRTPGREQLDVDSPNESQGASSFGRKVARSRSVGCGSRSFSGDFLERISTGFGDCTLRRVESHRETKPKIVLHRITGADQNGDEQRFKERVKCGGIFGGFGMISSYSYFAEDYESASTTRSTASDLTREGGTPHGRSRSWSWAFSSSRRALRPSSASKPYARRMDEAPSSVISAVNNTVVVGTPAAAPHLR, from the coding sequence atggTGGTGGGAGACAAAGTAGTAGTTGATGATATGGGGGAAGGGATGCAGTGCAGCGACCACCCATACCGGAGCAATCCTGGTGGCATCTGCGCTTTTTGCCTGCAGGAAAAGCTGGGGAAGCTGGTCTCTTCCTCCAAGTCCAACCCCTTCTTCCCTATCCCATCGGGCGCCTCCTCCTCTTCGCCCTCCTTCCGCGCCGATGTCGCCTTTGGCGACTCTGTTGCTGTCAGTGCTGCGTCTCGGACTAAGATCcactttctctcttcttctaacGGCAGCAGCAACGGCTATGGCAACAGCAACggcaacaagaagaagaatggcAGCAGCACCAGCCTTGCATACATGAGCAGCGGGAGCAGGAAGACGGGTACAACCAACATGGGCAAAAGCAATAACCTGGTTTTGAAGAGGAGCAAATCAGTGGCACCGAGCACAAGAACTGTGACGGAAGGAGGCACCATGGACGTGGCCGCAGACAGCCCTCGGAAGAAAAGCTTCTGGTCTTTCCTTAACCCCTCTGCTGCTGGAAACAACCAAAGGCGGCCGTCATCCTCTTCCTCGGGCGAGTCCAGAGATCTGAGGCAGCAGCATTACGGTTCAAGCAGCAGCAGCCTGGCAATTGGTAAGGAGGTGGATGGCAGGACCCCTGGAAGGGAGCAGCTGGACGTGGATAGTCCGAACGAGAGCCAAGGGGCGTCATCCTTTGGGCGCAAGGTGGCGAGATCCAGATCCGTAGGATGCGGTAGCAGGAGCTTTTCTGGGGATTTTTTGGAACGCATCTCTACTGGATTTGGTGACTGCACTCTCCGCAGGGTGGAGTCTCACCGCGAGACTAAGCCCAAGATCGTCCTTCATCGAATCACTGGTGCCGACCAAAACGGCGACGAGCAGCGTTTCAAGGAGCGGGTCAAGTGTGGTGGCATCTTCGGAGGGTTTGGAATGATCTCCTCGTATTCCTACTTTGCTGAAGACTATGAGAGTGCTAGCACTACCAGAAGCACGGCTTCGGACTTAACCCGAGAAGGCGGCACTCCTCACGGTCGGAGCAGAAGCTGGAGCTGGGCCTTCTCGAGTTCCAGGAGGGCCTTGCGGCCCTCCTCTGCCTCCAAGCCATATGCCAGACGTATGGATGAGGCCCCCTCCAGTGTCATCTCTGCCGTCAACAACACTGTTGTAGTCGGTACGCCGGCGGCCGCACCACACCTACGATAG